From a region of the Actinopolymorpha singaporensis genome:
- a CDS encoding MarR family winged helix-turn-helix transcriptional regulator yields the protein MPRSFPRDEFQGVFWATKRALAEAADEAYRAHGVRDGQQFLLRELWKEDGLAPGELARRLGLATPTVTRAAIRMEAAGLVTREPDLRDRRLVRIHLTDRGRELEVVLDAETRALSDRALAGFGEDDRAALIRALDRIRGNLGS from the coding sequence ATGCCGCGCAGCTTCCCCCGCGACGAGTTCCAGGGCGTCTTCTGGGCCACCAAGCGGGCCCTCGCCGAGGCGGCCGACGAGGCCTACCGCGCGCATGGGGTCCGCGACGGCCAGCAGTTCCTGCTCCGGGAGCTGTGGAAGGAGGATGGTCTCGCACCCGGCGAGCTCGCCCGCCGGCTCGGCCTGGCCACCCCGACCGTGACCCGGGCCGCGATCCGGATGGAGGCCGCCGGCCTCGTCACCCGCGAACCCGACCTGCGCGACCGCCGGCTGGTCCGCATCCACCTCACCGACCGCGGCCGGGAGCTCGAGGTGGTCCTGGACGCGGAGACGCGGGCCCTGTCGGACCGGGCGCTGGCCGGTTTCGGCGAAGACGACCGCGCGGCGCTGATCCGGGCGCTTGACCGGATCCGGGGCAACCTCGGCTCCTGA
- a CDS encoding PLP-dependent aminotransferase family protein, which translates to MAITRAKLAWHTLLDVEGTGPLHERLTRALRHAIRTGRLGPGSALPPSRALAVDLGCSRWVVTQAYEQLVAEGYLTARTGSATVVRTDAPAGTPGDTRDGTGDGTRGGTSSGSAGSNGARPYGNRTAQPPTVRPGGQGHATGPARASVGTPYDLAPGLPDLREFPRRRWAEAVRTQLATVSYTDLGYPPPGGAPQLRQVLADYLRRCRGAHPRTGDLLITAGVTDGVTQLGRLLRAEGHTHIGVEDPGWTRLREALERVGLEPVGIPVDADGLRVDELAGDPRVRAVVVTPAHQFPAGVVLGPRRRAALLAWARQVDGIVLEDDYDAEFRYDRRPVGTLQGTDPARVALLGSLSKTLSPAVGIGWLLPPGRWAAALRETPEHRTSGPPVIDQLALASFVETGGYDRHLRAARHRYRHRRDALVAALGASLPRCELSGVAAGLHLVLHLEPATPAATVVARAAARGVRVADLDGYRLRPDPTRPALVLGYGNLPDNAVVAAVERLTDAISSATGR; encoded by the coding sequence ATGGCGATCACCCGAGCCAAACTCGCCTGGCACACCCTCCTGGACGTCGAGGGCACCGGCCCGCTGCACGAACGCCTGACCCGGGCCCTGCGGCACGCGATCCGGACCGGGCGGCTCGGCCCCGGCAGTGCGCTGCCACCCAGCCGGGCCCTCGCGGTCGACCTCGGTTGCTCGCGGTGGGTGGTCACCCAGGCGTACGAACAACTCGTCGCGGAGGGCTACCTCACCGCCCGGACCGGCTCGGCCACCGTCGTCCGCACGGACGCGCCCGCCGGTACGCCGGGCGACACGCGGGACGGCACGGGGGACGGTACGCGGGGCGGCACATCGAGCGGATCGGCCGGGTCGAACGGAGCCCGCCCGTACGGCAACCGAACAGCCCAGCCGCCGACCGTCCGGCCGGGCGGTCAGGGTCACGCGACCGGGCCGGCGAGAGCCTCGGTCGGCACGCCCTACGACCTGGCTCCGGGTCTGCCCGACCTGCGTGAGTTCCCCCGCCGCCGGTGGGCCGAGGCCGTACGCACCCAGCTGGCCACCGTGTCGTACACCGATCTCGGCTATCCGCCGCCGGGCGGCGCCCCCCAACTGCGTCAGGTACTCGCCGACTACCTCCGCCGCTGCCGCGGCGCGCATCCGCGGACCGGCGACCTGCTGATCACCGCGGGCGTCACCGACGGGGTGACCCAGCTGGGCCGGCTGCTCCGCGCCGAGGGGCACACCCACATCGGCGTTGAGGACCCGGGCTGGACACGGCTGCGGGAGGCCCTGGAGCGGGTTGGTCTGGAACCCGTCGGGATCCCCGTCGACGCCGACGGCCTGCGGGTGGACGAGCTCGCCGGGGATCCTCGGGTGCGTGCGGTGGTGGTCACGCCGGCCCACCAGTTCCCCGCCGGGGTGGTGCTCGGGCCGCGCCGCCGGGCCGCGCTGCTGGCGTGGGCTCGGCAGGTCGACGGGATCGTGCTCGAGGACGACTACGACGCGGAGTTCCGCTACGACCGCCGGCCGGTGGGGACGCTGCAGGGAACCGACCCGGCTCGGGTCGCGCTGCTCGGCTCGCTGTCGAAGACCCTGTCACCGGCGGTCGGGATCGGCTGGCTCCTTCCGCCGGGCCGCTGGGCAGCCGCGCTCCGCGAGACGCCGGAACACCGCACGTCCGGCCCGCCGGTGATCGACCAGCTCGCGCTGGCATCGTTCGTGGAGACCGGAGGGTACGACCGGCACCTGCGGGCGGCCCGGCACCGGTACCGCCACCGCCGGGACGCCCTGGTGGCCGCACTCGGCGCGAGCCTGCCCCGGTGCGAGCTGTCCGGCGTGGCCGCCGGTCTGCACCTCGTCCTCCACCTCGAACCCGCCACTCCCGCCGCGACCGTCGTCGCCCGGGCCGCGGCGCGCGGTGTCCGCGTCGCCGACCTCGACGGCTACCGGCTCCGCCCGGATCCCACCCGCCCGGCCCTCGTCCTCGGCTACGGCAACCTGCCCGACAACGCCGTCGTCGCCGCTGTCGAGCGGCTCACCGACGCGATCAGCTCGGCAACGGGCAGGTAA
- a CDS encoding ABC transporter ATP-binding protein, which produces MPVIEVSHLHKRYGDKVAVDDVSLTVEAGEIFGILGPNGAGKTTTVECVSGLRTADAGELRVLGLDPRRDRDRAALRERLGCQLQESELPDRLRVREALELYASFYRAPADWRELTERLGLAGQRDTAFAKLSGGQKQRVSIALALIGNPEVAILDELTTGLDPQARRDTWSLIEQVRDSGVTIVLVTHFMAEAERLCDRLAVIDSGRVVAVDTPAGLVARTGGEQRIRFRPSTKLPDDVFADLPEVTGVSRTGDLVVVTGTGDVLAAVTSALARQQVLAHDLRVEQASLDDAFVELTGRTLSN; this is translated from the coding sequence ATGCCGGTCATCGAGGTGTCCCACCTGCACAAGCGGTACGGCGACAAGGTCGCGGTCGACGACGTGTCGCTGACGGTGGAGGCCGGTGAGATCTTCGGCATCCTCGGCCCCAACGGGGCGGGCAAGACGACGACCGTCGAGTGTGTGAGCGGGTTGCGGACCGCCGACGCCGGTGAGCTGCGGGTGCTGGGGCTCGACCCGCGCCGCGACCGCGATCGCGCCGCTCTCCGCGAACGCCTCGGCTGTCAGCTTCAGGAGAGCGAGCTGCCCGATCGGCTGCGGGTGCGGGAGGCACTGGAGCTGTACGCCTCCTTCTATCGAGCCCCGGCGGACTGGCGGGAGCTGACCGAACGGCTCGGCCTGGCCGGCCAGCGCGACACGGCGTTCGCGAAGCTGTCCGGCGGGCAGAAGCAGCGGGTCTCCATCGCGCTTGCCCTGATCGGCAACCCGGAGGTCGCCATCCTCGACGAGCTGACCACCGGTCTGGACCCACAGGCGCGCCGGGACACCTGGAGCCTGATCGAGCAGGTCCGCGACAGCGGCGTCACGATCGTGCTGGTCACCCACTTCATGGCCGAGGCCGAACGCCTCTGCGATCGGCTGGCGGTGATCGACTCGGGCCGGGTGGTCGCGGTGGACACCCCCGCCGGCCTGGTGGCCCGCACAGGTGGCGAGCAGCGGATCAGGTTCCGGCCGTCGACGAAACTGCCCGACGACGTCTTCGCGGACCTGCCCGAGGTGACCGGTGTGAGCCGGACGGGCGACCTGGTGGTCGTCACCGGGACCGGTGACGTTCTGGCCGCCGTCACCTCCGCCCTGGCCCGGCAGCAGGTCCTCGCCCACGACCTCCGGGTGGAGCAGGCCAGCCTGGACGACGCGTTCGTCGAGCTCACCGGCCGGACCCTGTCGAACTGA